One genomic segment of Verrucomicrobiia bacterium includes these proteins:
- a CDS encoding NTP transferase domain-containing protein has translation MSKSTKKTGLNNTAAVILAAGKGKRMRSPLPKVLHRLLGRPLVCWVVEAAQKAGIKKIIVVVGFKGEKVKKALKGYTVEFVWQKSQLGTGHAVRMAYPKLKNFRGTLLVLAGDVPAIKPQTIRHFIDFHKRQKALASVLTARWPDPTGYGRIVRSKRGDVLRIVEHKDATPEERKIREVNTGTLVFRVPPFFKLLSRIKNQNTQKEYYLTDVITVLNRQKKKVAALLLKNLIEAQGVNSREELQRLENAFNQRLWR, from the coding sequence TTGTCCAAATCAACGAAAAAAACCGGCTTAAATAACACGGCCGCCGTCATTCTGGCCGCCGGAAAGGGAAAGCGGATGCGCTCCCCCCTCCCTAAAGTGCTCCATCGACTTTTGGGCCGTCCGCTTGTTTGCTGGGTGGTGGAAGCGGCGCAAAAAGCCGGAATTAAGAAAATCATCGTTGTTGTCGGCTTCAAGGGGGAGAAAGTCAAAAAAGCCCTGAAGGGTTACACGGTGGAATTCGTCTGGCAAAAATCGCAGCTCGGCACGGGGCACGCCGTGCGGATGGCTTACCCCAAGCTCAAAAATTTTCGCGGCACCCTGTTGGTTCTGGCCGGGGACGTGCCGGCCATTAAGCCGCAAACGATTCGCCACTTTATCGACTTTCACAAACGACAAAAGGCCTTGGCCTCCGTTCTGACCGCCCGCTGGCCGGACCCCACCGGCTACGGCCGCATCGTTCGTTCTAAAAGAGGGGATGTTTTGCGCATCGTGGAGCACAAAGACGCCACGCCCGAGGAACGGAAAATCCGCGAAGTGAACACCGGCACCCTGGTCTTCCGCGTCCCGCCATTTTTTAAACTTTTATCCCGAATCAAAAACCAAAATACCCAGAAGGAATACTATTTAACGGACGTGATAACCGTCTTGAACCGGCAGAAAAAGAAAGTCGCCGCACTGCTTTTGAAAAACCTAATCGAAGCGCAGGGGGTGAATTCGCGCGAGGAGCTGCAGCGTTTAGAGAACGCTTTTAATCAGCGTCTATGGAGATAA
- a CDS encoding DUF2087 domain-containing protein — MDIPIELKGFLDKDSKLRSWPSRKHREKQLLALEFLVVKFEPGREYSEKEVNEILNQNHTFGDPALLRRELYMKKLLDRTPDGSRYWLQEKIGSV, encoded by the coding sequence ATGGACATTCCAATTGAACTGAAAGGTTTCCTCGACAAAGATTCAAAGCTCAGATCCTGGCCTTCGAGAAAGCACCGGGAGAAACAGCTTTTGGCCCTGGAATTTCTAGTCGTCAAGTTTGAGCCAGGCCGGGAATATTCGGAGAAAGAAGTAAACGAAATACTAAATCAAAATCACACCTTCGGAGACCCGGCCCTGCTCCGGCGAGAGCTTTATATGAAAAAATTGCTCGACCGCACTCCCGATGGGAGCCGCTATTGGCTGCAGGAAAAAATTGGCTCCGTTTAG
- a CDS encoding tetratricopeptide repeat protein, producing MEESTYVASKVIRLQDQLVFAKVNGREDTALARQYGIAGYPTIILLASTGEEIDRLWGYFPPDSFHQTITNYMAGVGTLPSLEKQLAKEPENIGLMMHVAEKYASRSQFEKSVELYKRVVAMDRENKSGKVPEAIYNAGDALSRGKKFMIAKQYFQTLVEKYPASELYNDALVEIPYQYEQAGDTTSALKGYQQLLKDHPTHPDSTWLRKRIEKFSTPAKETDK from the coding sequence ATGGAGGAGTCGACCTACGTCGCTTCCAAAGTCATCCGCCTCCAAGACCAGTTGGTCTTTGCGAAAGTAAACGGACGGGAGGATACAGCGCTGGCGCGTCAGTACGGAATCGCCGGCTATCCCACCATTATCCTGCTGGCCTCCACCGGTGAAGAAATCGACCGGCTGTGGGGTTACTTCCCGCCGGATAGTTTCCATCAAACCATCACCAATTATATGGCGGGCGTGGGGACTTTGCCGTCTCTGGAAAAGCAGTTGGCCAAAGAACCGGAAAATATCGGCCTGATGATGCACGTTGCCGAAAAATACGCCAGCCGCAGTCAATTTGAAAAATCCGTCGAACTCTACAAACGGGTGGTCGCCATGGACCGCGAAAACAAAAGCGGCAAAGTTCCGGAGGCCATCTACAATGCCGGGGATGCCCTGTCCCGCGGTAAGAAATTTATGATAGCCAAACAATACTTTCAAACGCTCGTGGAGAAGTATCCCGCTTCGGAACTATATAACGACGCCTTGGTGGAGATCCCGTACCAGTACGAGCAAGCGGGAGATACGACGAGTGCCTTGAAGGGCTACCAACAACTGCTCAAAGACCACCCCACCCACCCGGACTCGACTTGGCTGCGGAAACGGATCGAAAAGTTCAGTACGCCCGCCAAGGAAACCGATAAGTAA
- a CDS encoding 2-oxoacid:acceptor oxidoreductase family protein, which produces MDADPKSGHFEVRFESIGGLGAHAAAQVLATAAVLRLGLNGAAFSSYGSEKKGSPVRSFVRLCPAELPIRTSAPVESPDVVVVFHAALLANPATFSGLKAKGTLIINAPPAPLPMSLSALPRTARVVRVDALAIAVEEKSRPNAVLLGTLCAAFPFLNALAVKEALSEEFAGKHPEAVASNEQAFQRGAMEFEIVENIGRAEGDLPPARSTPVWGYETAPIGGFIPTAGNTIWNDLSASRTGWMPVLNKEACIHCGLCDLVCPDLCMVWGDGEPDGGFERKLMGIDYHYCKGCLRCVESCPTGALSKQAETPDLAEKLRVPLFPEIIE; this is translated from the coding sequence ATGGACGCTGACCCGAAATCGGGGCATTTTGAAGTCCGATTCGAATCAATCGGGGGGCTTGGGGCCCACGCCGCCGCCCAGGTTCTGGCTACAGCCGCCGTTTTGCGCCTCGGGTTAAACGGCGCAGCCTTCTCCTCCTACGGCTCGGAAAAGAAGGGCTCGCCGGTCCGCTCCTTTGTCCGTCTTTGCCCGGCCGAGTTGCCCATTCGAACAAGCGCCCCAGTGGAATCGCCGGACGTCGTCGTTGTCTTTCACGCCGCCCTTTTGGCCAACCCGGCCACATTTTCCGGGCTTAAAGCCAAGGGTACGCTGATCATCAACGCGCCACCGGCACCCCTCCCGATGTCGCTGTCCGCGCTGCCCCGCACGGCGCGCGTCGTGCGGGTGGATGCACTGGCCATTGCCGTCGAGGAAAAATCCCGCCCCAACGCCGTCCTTTTGGGAACGCTTTGCGCCGCCTTCCCCTTTTTGAATGCCCTCGCGGTGAAGGAAGCACTCTCTGAAGAGTTCGCTGGAAAGCATCCGGAGGCGGTCGCGTCGAACGAGCAGGCTTTTCAGCGCGGCGCGATGGAGTTTGAGATTGTCGAAAATATTGGCCGCGCCGAAGGAGACCTTCCGCCCGCGCGTTCAACCCCCGTGTGGGGCTATGAAACCGCCCCCATCGGGGGGTTCATCCCCACGGCGGGCAACACCATTTGGAATGACCTGTCGGCCTCCCGCACGGGGTGGATGCCAGTCCTCAACAAGGAGGCTTGCATCCACTGCGGGCTGTGCGATTTGGTCTGCCCCGATCTTTGCATGGTGTGGGGGGACGGAGAGCCCGACGGAGGATTCGAACGCAAGCTAATGGGGATTGATTACCATTATTGCAAGGGGTGTCTGCGCTGCGTGGAGTCCTGCCCAACCGGTGCCTTGAGCAAGCAGGCGGAGACGCCAGACCTGGCAGAGAAGCTCCGGGTCCCGCTCTTTCCGGAGATTATTGAGTGA
- a CDS encoding thiamine pyrophosphate-dependent enzyme, protein MKTSISSPRSRSKEAKAASPIQQKADFRSGNEAAAIAARDIGFHIMGYYPITPSTEIAENLAKMGANGEHEITMIAGDGEHGAAGICYGAALGGGRVLNATSSQGLLYSLEQLPVQSGTRVPMVLNLACRTVSGPLDIRGDHSDLYFALNTGWIVLLARDPQAVYDLNFAAVKIGEHPRVRLPVLVAYDGFFTSHQKRRIQVFDDPSAVKQFLGEPPVYPTPLNVEHPATFGPYMNDPDLINNKMQLSLAMEAAREVVLEVFAELEKRTGRPYPVLDSYRMEDAETAVVLLNSAAETAKEAADGLRAKRQKVGVLSPNVLRPFPAEDFRRAMKNVRAATIGDRADSYGAGGGNLSLEVRAALQNDPKNKTLVLSRIYGLGGKDFYGADAVTFFEEARTAAVAGRVEKPFAYHGVTPGTRGSGPKPGLPPIPVTDVSRGMAKVTKDETTGLLKVELEPMWKMTEIPSRIAPGHGACPGCGIFPTLHQVYRVLEGDLVVLFQTGCAMVVTTGYPSTAHRINYVHNLFQNGAATLSGLVEMYHERVRRGELPAANEPTFVMVTGDGGMDIGIGPALGAAHRNHRMMILEYDNQGYMNTGAQLSYSTPLGHRTSTSEVGSKQPGKLYHHKDTAQIFAACHLSFVFTASEGYPEDLMRKVAKAQWYAKREGLVYGKILSFCPLNWRTVDDGAEAVLQAAIDCCFFPLYEVERGRTTITYDPDAMGRRRPVGDWLGLMGKTKHLLTPKNAALVKELQEEVDRRWRRLKAMHEHPLL, encoded by the coding sequence ATGAAAACTTCCATCAGTTCCCCTCGTTCCCGCTCAAAGGAAGCCAAAGCGGCGTCCCCCATACAGCAGAAAGCGGATTTTAGAAGCGGCAACGAAGCGGCCGCAATCGCCGCGCGCGACATCGGCTTCCACATAATGGGTTACTACCCGATTACTCCTTCCACCGAAATCGCCGAGAACCTCGCCAAGATGGGGGCGAACGGCGAGCATGAAATAACCATGATTGCCGGAGATGGCGAGCACGGCGCCGCCGGCATTTGCTACGGCGCGGCCTTGGGCGGGGGGCGCGTTTTGAACGCCACCAGCTCGCAGGGTTTGCTCTACTCCTTGGAGCAGCTGCCCGTGCAATCCGGAACGCGCGTGCCCATGGTTTTGAACCTTGCCTGCCGCACGGTCTCCGGGCCGCTCGACATCCGCGGCGACCATTCCGATCTCTATTTCGCGCTGAACACCGGTTGGATTGTGCTTTTGGCGCGCGATCCGCAGGCGGTCTACGATTTAAATTTCGCCGCCGTGAAAATCGGCGAGCATCCCCGGGTACGGCTGCCGGTTCTCGTGGCCTACGACGGTTTTTTCACCAGCCACCAGAAGCGGCGCATCCAGGTTTTTGACGACCCATCCGCCGTGAAGCAGTTCCTCGGAGAACCGCCGGTCTATCCCACGCCTCTCAATGTGGAGCACCCGGCCACATTCGGCCCCTATATGAACGACCCGGATTTGATTAACAACAAAATGCAGCTTTCGCTGGCGATGGAGGCTGCGCGGGAAGTAGTTCTCGAGGTATTCGCCGAATTGGAGAAACGGACCGGCCGACCGTACCCCGTCTTGGACAGCTATCGTATGGAAGATGCCGAAACCGCGGTTGTGCTGCTTAACTCCGCTGCCGAAACGGCCAAGGAGGCCGCCGACGGCTTGCGCGCAAAGAGGCAAAAAGTCGGTGTCCTCTCCCCCAACGTGTTGCGCCCCTTCCCAGCGGAGGATTTCCGCCGCGCGATGAAAAATGTCAGGGCGGCGACAATCGGTGACCGGGCTGATTCTTACGGCGCCGGGGGGGGCAACCTGTCGCTCGAAGTCCGCGCAGCACTCCAGAACGACCCCAAGAATAAAACGCTGGTGCTTTCGCGCATCTACGGGCTGGGCGGCAAGGATTTCTACGGCGCCGATGCCGTTACTTTTTTCGAGGAAGCGCGCACGGCCGCGGTTGCGGGTAGAGTTGAAAAGCCGTTTGCCTACCATGGTGTCACGCCGGGCACAAGAGGGAGCGGCCCGAAGCCCGGCCTGCCGCCGATACCGGTCACCGACGTATCGCGCGGGATGGCTAAGGTCACCAAAGACGAGACAACAGGCCTCTTAAAGGTGGAACTCGAACCGATGTGGAAGATGACCGAAATTCCGAGCCGAATTGCCCCCGGACACGGCGCGTGCCCGGGCTGCGGAATCTTCCCGACACTCCATCAAGTTTATCGCGTACTGGAGGGAGACCTCGTGGTGCTTTTCCAGACCGGCTGCGCAATGGTGGTGACCACGGGTTATCCGTCCACGGCCCATCGCATCAACTACGTGCACAACCTTTTTCAGAACGGCGCGGCCACTCTTTCCGGCCTTGTGGAGATGTACCACGAGCGGGTGCGGCGGGGAGAATTGCCCGCTGCAAATGAGCCCACGTTTGTGATGGTAACGGGGGACGGCGGGATGGACATTGGCATCGGCCCGGCGCTCGGCGCGGCCCACCGCAATCATCGCATGATGATTTTGGAATACGACAACCAGGGATATATGAACACCGGCGCGCAGCTTTCCTACTCCACGCCGCTCGGCCACCGCACTTCCACCAGCGAGGTCGGTTCCAAGCAGCCGGGAAAACTCTACCACCACAAGGACACGGCCCAGATTTTCGCCGCCTGCCACCTGTCTTTCGTTTTCACGGCGAGCGAAGGATACCCCGAGGATTTGATGCGCAAGGTAGCCAAAGCGCAGTGGTACGCCAAGCGGGAAGGGTTGGTGTACGGCAAGATTCTGTCCTTCTGCCCGCTCAACTGGCGCACCGTGGACGATGGCGCCGAGGCGGTCTTGCAGGCGGCCATCGACTGCTGCTTTTTCCCGCTTTACGAAGTGGAGCGCGGGCGTACGACGATTACCTACGACCCGGACGCCATGGGGCGCCGCCGCCCGGTGGGCGACTGGCTTGGGCTGATGGGGAAAACCAAGCATTTGCTCACGCCCAAGAACGCGGCGCTGGTCAAAGAACTCCAAGAGGAAGTGGACCGGCGCTGGCGGCGGCTTAAGGCGATGCACGAGCATCCCCTATTGTAG
- a CDS encoding sulfide/dihydroorotate dehydrogenase-like FAD/NAD-binding protein encodes MAKILETRKLTPVTKYFLLDAPLIAAAAQPGQFVMVRIREGGERIPITIADYDREAGALAIVVQEAGATTKRLCALEAGQEILDLAGPLGSPVEIPESGHICGVGGGFGTAALLCLLRECIRRGHPTTALVGARTKELLIFVDELKQVCTNVEVCTDDGSAGFKGFVSQRLEQLIKGETPGRPDFVVAIGPMAMMRAVAEVTRGPMVKTLVSMDPLMVDGTGMCGGCRVTVAGEPKFACVDGPCLDGHEVDFEEAMRRNKMYVREEKLALERIACAAGKES; translated from the coding sequence GTGGCGAAGATTCTCGAAACCCGCAAGCTAACACCGGTCACGAAGTATTTTCTGCTTGATGCCCCCCTCATCGCCGCCGCGGCCCAGCCAGGCCAGTTCGTGATGGTCCGCATCCGCGAAGGCGGGGAGCGCATCCCTATTACGATTGCCGACTATGACCGCGAGGCAGGAGCGCTCGCCATCGTGGTGCAGGAGGCTGGCGCGACCACCAAGCGCCTCTGCGCCTTGGAAGCCGGCCAAGAAATTCTCGACTTGGCAGGGCCCCTGGGTTCCCCGGTTGAAATCCCGGAAAGTGGACATATTTGCGGCGTAGGGGGCGGCTTTGGAACCGCCGCGCTCCTCTGTTTGCTGCGGGAATGCATCCGCCGCGGGCATCCGACCACGGCCTTAGTCGGCGCCCGGACAAAAGAATTGCTGATTTTCGTTGACGAACTCAAACAGGTATGCACAAATGTCGAGGTCTGCACGGACGACGGCTCGGCCGGTTTCAAGGGGTTTGTCTCGCAACGTCTGGAGCAACTCATTAAAGGTGAGACTCCGGGGCGACCCGACTTCGTCGTGGCCATCGGCCCGATGGCGATGATGCGGGCCGTTGCCGAAGTTACGCGCGGGCCAATGGTGAAAACGTTGGTCTCCATGGACCCATTGATGGTGGATGGCACCGGCATGTGCGGCGGCTGCCGCGTCACCGTAGCAGGGGAGCCGAAATTCGCTTGCGTGGATGGCCCTTGCTTGGACGGGCACGAAGTGGACTTCGAGGAGGCGATGCGCCGCAATAAAATGTATGTGCGGGAAGAAAAACTCGCCTTGGAGCGCATCGCCTGCGCCGCTGGGAAGGAAAGTTAA